The following coding sequences lie in one Arthrobacter sp. SLBN-122 genomic window:
- a CDS encoding SAM-dependent methyltransferase yields MGDSHEEMLRHYEPGGLLPRIVAGLQALGKDLDSVTHEDLAPADEFHSAGRSATRALVELAKILPGSRVLDVGSGLGGPARYLAATLGCDVTGIDLSPEFCGVASALSRMTRLSDRTRFQAGDALELPFAASSFDVVWTIQMQMNIRDKRRLYSGIARVLRPGGLFVCQEICAGNGEPIELPVPWASRPNQSHLADAESLRGLIRGAGLLERTWRDITADIVAARKAQQAKAQASGASGSSAPPPLGMHLVLGEQAAAKMSNSGRNIDAGRTVFIQGVFDKPG; encoded by the coding sequence ATGGGCGACTCGCACGAGGAAATGCTTCGCCACTACGAGCCGGGCGGACTTCTGCCGCGAATCGTGGCGGGGTTGCAAGCTCTCGGCAAGGACCTGGACTCGGTCACGCACGAAGATCTCGCGCCGGCCGACGAGTTTCACTCCGCGGGACGTTCGGCCACGCGCGCATTGGTGGAGCTTGCAAAGATTCTGCCAGGATCACGAGTGCTCGACGTGGGCAGCGGGTTGGGCGGCCCGGCGCGTTACCTCGCCGCAACTTTGGGTTGCGACGTGACAGGCATCGACCTCTCGCCTGAATTCTGCGGGGTGGCCAGCGCCCTTTCTCGGATGACGCGGTTGTCCGATCGCACCCGCTTTCAGGCGGGTGATGCCTTGGAGCTTCCGTTCGCCGCGTCCAGCTTCGACGTGGTGTGGACGATACAAATGCAGATGAACATCCGGGACAAGCGCCGCCTGTATTCCGGAATCGCCCGGGTACTCAGGCCGGGCGGGCTGTTCGTCTGCCAGGAAATCTGCGCGGGGAACGGTGAGCCGATCGAGCTTCCGGTCCCATGGGCGAGCCGCCCCAACCAGAGCCACCTGGCCGATGCGGAATCCCTCCGCGGGTTGATCCGCGGTGCAGGTCTCCTCGAGCGCACCTGGCGCGACATTACCGCCGACATCGTGGCGGCGCGCAAGGCACAGCAGGCGAAGGCGCAAGCGTCGGGTGCGAGCGGCTCCAGCGCCCCTCCTCCGCTTGGAATGCATCTCGTGCTGGGAGAACAGGCAGCCGCCAAGATGAGTAACTCCGGGCGCAACATCGACGCCGGGCGCACGGTGTTCATCCAGGGCGTATTCGACAAGCCTGGCTAG
- a CDS encoding sugar kinase produces MTAGAASGPAGHTPDLQPVCLLTFGEAMVSLRSAGPLANGGSLNIQVAGAESNVAIGVARLGHTAAWAGAVGADPHGEFIVKQLRGEGVQLHHRVHPDRSTGVMFLEQRTADLSRAFYYRAGSAGSTISRSQVASALDGGARILHLTGITPALSPEARDAVEYAAERAAAEGVAVSFDVNYRSKLWSRDQARAVLGPLARHAAIVIASDDELDLVAPSREGRKAAAPAAAEACSAAHLLDLGVREVVVKRGAAGAAVHTTEGLLEAPAIAVTSVDTVGAGDAFTAGYLSALLDGEDVPARLHRGILAGAFAVSTRGDWEGLPRREELALLDAARGSTQR; encoded by the coding sequence GTGACGGCTGGTGCCGCAAGTGGCCCGGCGGGGCACACACCGGACCTGCAACCGGTGTGCCTGCTGACCTTCGGTGAGGCCATGGTCTCGCTCCGGTCCGCCGGCCCGCTGGCGAACGGCGGCTCCCTGAACATCCAGGTGGCCGGGGCGGAATCAAACGTTGCCATCGGCGTCGCGCGCCTTGGCCACACAGCTGCCTGGGCTGGGGCGGTGGGTGCGGACCCGCACGGCGAGTTCATCGTGAAGCAACTGCGGGGCGAAGGCGTGCAGCTGCACCACCGCGTGCATCCGGACCGCAGCACAGGGGTCATGTTCCTGGAACAGCGCACCGCCGACCTCAGCAGGGCCTTCTACTACCGCGCCGGATCGGCGGGATCCACCATCTCGCGCAGCCAGGTTGCTTCCGCCCTGGATGGTGGTGCCCGCATTCTGCACCTGACCGGCATCACCCCGGCACTGAGTCCCGAGGCGCGGGACGCCGTGGAGTACGCCGCGGAGCGGGCTGCGGCCGAAGGCGTGGCAGTCTCTTTCGATGTGAACTACCGCAGCAAGCTCTGGTCCAGGGACCAGGCACGGGCAGTGCTTGGCCCGCTGGCCCGGCACGCCGCCATCGTCATAGCGTCCGACGACGAACTTGACCTGGTTGCCCCGTCCCGGGAGGGGAGGAAGGCGGCAGCGCCCGCGGCAGCCGAGGCTTGTTCCGCCGCGCACCTGTTGGACCTGGGGGTCCGGGAAGTTGTGGTGAAGCGAGGCGCGGCCGGTGCGGCGGTCCACACAACTGAAGGCCTTCTCGAAGCACCGGCCATCGCCGTGACCTCAGTGGACACCGTGGGGGCCGGGGACGCGTTCACCGCCGGCTACCTTTCGGCCCTGCTCGACGGCGAGGACGTCCCCGCACGCCTGCACCGTGGCATCCTGGCCGGCGCCTTCGCCGTCAGCACCCGCGGCGACTGGGAGGGCCTGCCCCGCCGCGAGGAACTTGCGCTGCTCGACGCAGCCCGGGGCAGCACCCAGCGCTGA
- a CDS encoding SDR family NAD(P)-dependent oxidoreductase, which translates to MSLNGKVAIVTGSGQGLGFAYARELARQGAAVVINDVNAETAAQAVAQIEKDGGRATAVVVPVGSTDAAKALVAGAVDAFGRLDILVTNAGILRDKSILKMTDEDFDVVINVHLKGTFTCVREAYAYFKENNVAGRIITIGSPTGQRGNFGQTNYAAAKAGIVGMVRTWALEMKKAGVTVNSVIPVAATAMTKTVPYFQKAVEAEERGEAMPSFFRHDLGFGTADDVSGLVAFLASDEAANITGQAIGAGGDRLQVWTHPEAATTEYREGGWSYEALRDKAGQLFNQDTLQSYGEQFLPLPEDLKPAQPAEAR; encoded by the coding sequence ATGAGCTTGAACGGCAAGGTTGCAATCGTCACCGGGAGCGGGCAGGGCCTCGGCTTCGCCTACGCAAGGGAACTGGCCCGCCAGGGTGCCGCCGTCGTCATCAATGACGTGAATGCTGAGACGGCCGCCCAGGCGGTCGCGCAGATCGAAAAGGACGGCGGCCGGGCAACCGCCGTGGTGGTTCCGGTGGGAAGCACGGACGCCGCCAAGGCCCTGGTGGCCGGGGCCGTTGACGCGTTCGGCCGGCTGGACATCCTGGTCACCAACGCGGGAATCCTGCGGGACAAGAGCATCCTAAAGATGACGGACGAGGACTTCGATGTGGTGATCAACGTCCACCTCAAGGGCACCTTCACCTGCGTCCGCGAGGCCTACGCCTACTTCAAGGAAAACAATGTCGCCGGCCGCATCATCACCATCGGCTCGCCCACGGGCCAGCGCGGCAACTTCGGCCAGACCAACTACGCCGCCGCCAAGGCCGGGATCGTGGGCATGGTCCGCACCTGGGCGCTGGAAATGAAAAAGGCCGGCGTGACGGTCAACAGCGTCATCCCGGTTGCCGCCACGGCCATGACCAAGACCGTGCCCTACTTCCAGAAGGCAGTGGAGGCGGAGGAGCGCGGTGAGGCCATGCCGTCCTTCTTCCGCCACGACCTGGGCTTTGGAACGGCCGACGACGTCTCCGGGCTGGTTGCCTTCCTCGCCTCCGACGAGGCAGCCAATATCACCGGCCAGGCCATCGGCGCCGGCGGTGACCGCCTGCAGGTCTGGACCCACCCGGAAGCTGCCACCACCGAGTACCGCGAGGGCGGCTGGAGTTATGAGGCGCTGCGGGACAAGGCCGGCCAGCTGTTCAACCAGGACACCCTGCAAAGCTACGGCGAACAATTCCTGCCCCTGCCGGAGGACCTCAAGCCCGCGCAGCCCGCAGAGGCCCGCTGA
- a CDS encoding acyl-CoA dehydrogenase family protein, whose product MGTLTTTAPGLGARLYSAADWYDAESLLTQDERRVLARLRDFLDREAKPLLAEYWERGEFPEQLARPLIDLDLMEPAELTSDGPARGIYQGFRIFELARTDASLATWYTAQAGLFRTAIRVGASEDQQAEWMAKVIDFSLKGVFSLTEPESGSDIAGGLSTTARRESDGSWILDGAKRWIGGAATADVLAVFARDTADGQVKAFLVDRKAAGVTLEKIHGKTSLRMMQNAHITLNGVRVLESMRLHNVNSFKDVAAMLRAMRSDVAWIATGIAAGAFEAALAYVTERQQFGRSLGSFQLVQEKLARMLGNVTASLSLVVRLTEQQAKGIYRDQDSALAKMQTSLFMRDTVALAREVVGGNGITLATDVARFHADAEAVYSYEGTHDINALIIGRALTGESAFTR is encoded by the coding sequence ATGGGCACGCTGACGACGACGGCACCCGGCCTGGGGGCCCGCCTCTACTCCGCAGCGGACTGGTACGACGCCGAGTCACTGCTCACCCAGGACGAGCGCCGGGTCCTGGCCCGGCTGAGGGATTTCCTGGACCGCGAAGCGAAGCCCCTGCTGGCCGAGTACTGGGAACGCGGTGAGTTCCCGGAGCAGCTCGCCCGGCCGTTGATCGACCTGGACCTCATGGAACCCGCCGAGCTCACCTCGGACGGGCCCGCGCGGGGCATCTACCAGGGCTTCCGGATCTTCGAACTGGCCCGCACGGACGCCTCCCTGGCCACGTGGTACACCGCGCAGGCCGGGCTGTTTCGCACAGCCATCCGGGTCGGCGCTTCAGAAGACCAGCAGGCCGAGTGGATGGCAAAGGTCATCGACTTCTCGCTCAAAGGCGTCTTCTCCCTCACCGAACCCGAATCTGGCTCGGACATCGCCGGGGGACTGTCCACCACGGCCCGCCGTGAAAGCGACGGCAGCTGGATCCTGGATGGTGCCAAGCGCTGGATCGGCGGGGCCGCCACCGCTGACGTCCTGGCCGTGTTCGCCCGGGACACCGCCGACGGACAGGTCAAGGCCTTCCTCGTGGACCGCAAGGCAGCGGGCGTGACCCTGGAAAAGATCCACGGGAAGACGTCCCTGCGGATGATGCAGAACGCCCACATCACCTTGAACGGGGTCCGCGTCCTGGAGTCTATGCGCCTGCACAACGTGAACTCCTTCAAGGACGTCGCGGCGATGCTGAGGGCGATGCGCTCGGACGTTGCCTGGATCGCCACCGGCATCGCCGCCGGCGCGTTCGAAGCGGCCCTGGCCTACGTCACCGAACGCCAACAGTTCGGCCGCAGCCTCGGTTCCTTCCAGCTGGTCCAGGAGAAACTGGCCCGAATGCTGGGAAACGTCACCGCTTCCCTCTCCCTGGTGGTCCGGCTTACCGAACAGCAGGCCAAGGGCATCTACCGGGACCAGGACTCGGCCCTGGCCAAGATGCAGACGTCCCTGTTCATGCGCGACACCGTTGCCCTGGCCCGGGAAGTGGTGGGCGGCAACGGCATCACCCTGGCCACGGACGTGGCCCGGTTCCACGCCGACGCCGAGGCCGTCTACTCCTACGAAGGCACCCACGACATCAATGCCCTCATCATCGGCCGCGCCCTCACCGGCGAAAGTGCCTTCACCCGCTGA
- a CDS encoding MaoC family dehydratase, with product MPNLVVDFDTLLTLSGKDLGTTDYRQITQEQINLFADATDDQQWIHTDPERAKDGPFGAPIAHGFLTLSLIIPFWGELFDVDGVTTKVNYGLDKVRFTSPVTVGSKVRMQATIAEATEVKGGAQIKVNATIEIEGQERPAVVAEFLARFYK from the coding sequence ATGCCCAATCTCGTCGTCGATTTCGACACCCTGCTCACCTTGTCCGGCAAGGACCTCGGCACCACCGACTACCGCCAGATCACCCAGGAACAAATCAACCTGTTCGCTGACGCCACCGATGACCAGCAGTGGATCCACACCGATCCCGAACGCGCCAAGGACGGCCCGTTCGGCGCCCCCATCGCCCACGGCTTCCTCACGCTCTCCCTGATCATCCCGTTCTGGGGCGAGCTGTTCGACGTCGACGGCGTCACCACCAAGGTCAACTACGGCCTGGACAAGGTCCGCTTCACCTCACCGGTTACGGTGGGCTCCAAGGTCCGCATGCAGGCCACCATCGCCGAGGCGACTGAGGTCAAGGGCGGAGCCCAGATCAAGGTCAACGCCACCATCGAAATTGAAGGCCAGGAACGCCCGGCCGTCGTGGCCGAATTCCTGGCCCGGTTCTACAAATAA
- the menE gene encoding o-succinylbenzoate--CoA ligase, with protein MDNNGVGSWLQRRRRKSGAKAALLSGTSDLSYEELADRADRLANALRDRGVAKGDRVAYLGENHPSFVETFFACGLLGAIFVPLNTRLAPPELQFQLQDSGARLLVNAGSLEASAAAALEGTGVTHRLVVTPDGGTEPSAATSPAAVEGYEETLQAAAPDAIDVAVGHDDGAMILYTSGTTGKPKGALLTHGNITWNCINTIVDMDLNRNDVALMISPLFHVASLDMGLLPMLLKGATVVLEAKFDPARVLELIQEHKVTTLNGVPTTFQLLCEHPGWAAADLSSLDKLTCGGSAIPRRVLDAYEDRGIGFTSCYGMTETAPGVTMLPVDRSREKAGSAGLPHFFTDIRIADPMGGAVAPGEVGEIQISGPNVIKEYWNRPEATAAGYADGHWFRSGDMGYRDQEGFLFVSDRLKDMIISGGENIYPAEVEAVIAEHASVSSVAVIGVSDDKWGEVPQAIVTLREGESLTEEQLRSFLDGRLARYKIPKSLVVVADMPRTASGKIRKMELRKQVH; from the coding sequence ATGGACAACAACGGAGTTGGATCCTGGCTGCAGCGCCGCCGCCGGAAGTCGGGCGCCAAGGCAGCCCTCCTGTCCGGAACGAGCGACCTGAGCTACGAAGAGCTCGCCGACAGGGCAGACCGTCTGGCCAACGCACTCCGGGACAGGGGAGTGGCCAAGGGCGACAGGGTGGCCTACCTGGGCGAGAACCACCCTTCCTTCGTGGAAACGTTCTTTGCCTGCGGTCTCCTGGGCGCCATCTTCGTGCCGCTCAACACCCGGCTCGCGCCGCCCGAACTGCAGTTCCAGCTGCAGGATTCCGGGGCCCGGCTCCTGGTCAACGCCGGCTCCCTCGAGGCGTCCGCCGCCGCCGCGCTGGAAGGGACCGGCGTCACCCACCGCCTGGTGGTAACGCCCGACGGCGGGACGGAACCTTCGGCGGCCACGTCACCTGCCGCCGTCGAGGGTTATGAGGAGACGTTGCAGGCAGCAGCGCCGGACGCCATCGACGTGGCGGTGGGGCACGACGACGGGGCGATGATCCTCTACACCTCGGGGACCACCGGCAAGCCCAAGGGCGCCCTGCTGACCCACGGGAACATCACATGGAACTGCATCAACACCATCGTTGACATGGACCTGAACCGCAACGATGTTGCACTGATGATCTCGCCGCTGTTCCATGTGGCGTCGCTGGACATGGGCCTGCTGCCGATGCTGCTGAAGGGCGCCACCGTGGTGCTTGAGGCAAAGTTCGATCCCGCCAGGGTCCTGGAGCTGATCCAGGAGCACAAAGTGACCACCCTCAACGGGGTGCCCACCACGTTCCAGCTGCTCTGCGAGCATCCAGGCTGGGCGGCGGCGGACCTCAGCTCCCTGGACAAGCTCACGTGCGGTGGCTCCGCCATTCCCCGCCGCGTCTTGGACGCGTACGAGGACCGCGGGATTGGGTTCACCAGCTGCTACGGCATGACCGAAACGGCGCCCGGCGTCACCATGCTTCCGGTTGACAGGTCCAGGGAGAAGGCCGGTTCGGCAGGCCTGCCGCACTTCTTCACCGACATCCGGATCGCCGATCCCATGGGCGGCGCAGTGGCTCCCGGCGAGGTAGGGGAGATCCAGATTTCCGGTCCCAACGTGATCAAGGAGTACTGGAACCGGCCGGAGGCCACGGCTGCCGGCTACGCGGACGGGCACTGGTTCCGTTCCGGGGACATGGGCTACCGGGACCAGGAAGGCTTCCTGTTCGTCTCGGACCGGCTCAAGGACATGATCATCTCCGGCGGGGAAAACATTTACCCGGCGGAGGTGGAAGCAGTCATCGCGGAGCATGCTTCGGTCAGCAGCGTGGCGGTCATCGGTGTCAGCGATGACAAATGGGGCGAGGTTCCCCAGGCGATCGTGACCCTGCGCGAGGGCGAATCGTTGACGGAGGAGCAACTGCGGAGCTTCCTGGACGGCCGGCTGGCCCGCTACAAGATCCCCAAGTCCCTGGTGGTGGTGGCGGACATGCCCCGCACGGCCAGCGGCAAGATCCGGAAAATGGAGCTCCGCAAGCAAGTCCATTAA
- a CDS encoding amidohydrolase family protein: MADRYELGIDPAKLDAIDMHVHLEVDSCGHGSLPEELTEASAKYFKAEDRTPSLDRIAEVYRELNMAAVVFTVDARTQLKHEPNSIPELIAGAARNNDVLIPFGSVDPRTGEDAIAAAKHQAIELGARGFKFHPSLQGFDPSNERFYPLWETLQELGLPAIFHTGQNGMGAGLPGGYGIKLAYSNPLLLDAVAADFPGLQIIMAHPSVPWQDEANSIATHKANVFIDLSGWSPKYFPESLVKASNSYLQDKVLFGTDFPLITPQKWLGAFADLPLKDEVRPKILKHNAVRLLGLGG; encoded by the coding sequence ATGGCTGACCGTTACGAGCTGGGCATCGACCCCGCGAAGCTCGACGCCATCGACATGCATGTCCACCTCGAGGTGGACAGCTGCGGCCACGGCTCGCTGCCGGAGGAACTGACTGAGGCATCGGCCAAGTACTTCAAGGCCGAGGACCGCACCCCCTCCCTGGACCGCATCGCCGAGGTATACCGCGAACTGAACATGGCCGCCGTCGTCTTCACCGTGGACGCCCGCACCCAGCTCAAGCACGAACCCAACAGCATCCCGGAACTCATCGCCGGCGCCGCCCGGAACAATGACGTCCTGATCCCGTTCGGCAGCGTGGACCCGCGCACCGGTGAGGACGCCATCGCTGCAGCCAAGCACCAGGCCATCGAGCTCGGCGCGCGCGGCTTCAAGTTCCACCCGTCCCTGCAGGGCTTCGATCCCTCCAATGAGCGCTTCTACCCGCTGTGGGAGACGCTCCAGGAGCTGGGGTTGCCGGCTATTTTCCATACCGGCCAGAACGGCATGGGCGCCGGCCTGCCCGGCGGGTACGGCATCAAGCTCGCCTACTCCAACCCGTTGCTGCTGGACGCGGTGGCCGCGGATTTCCCGGGCCTGCAGATCATCATGGCCCACCCTTCGGTGCCGTGGCAGGATGAGGCGAACTCGATCGCCACGCACAAGGCGAACGTCTTCATCGATCTCTCCGGCTGGTCGCCCAAGTACTTCCCGGAGTCCCTGGTGAAGGCCTCCAACTCCTACCTGCAGGACAAGGTGCTGTTCGGCACCGACTTCCCGCTGATCACCCCGCAGAAGTGGCTGGGAGCCTTCGCGGACCTGCCCCTGAAGGATGAGGTCCGGCCGAAGATCCTCAAGCACAACGCGGTGCGGCTGCTCGGGCTGGGTGGCTGA
- a CDS encoding MarR family winged helix-turn-helix transcriptional regulator: protein MATLGTDVQTPRLAAARIGSDVGLLLAKLHAAGSVLNNKALADFGLRERSFSVLTLACSGLEPTQRELADFLSLDPSQVVTLVDDLERRGLVERAQGKQDRRAKIIVSTAEGRKMHTKARAALDAAEIEQLAGLSDEESQELKRLLRKALWGSAE, encoded by the coding sequence ATGGCCACCTTGGGCACAGACGTTCAGACCCCGCGCCTTGCGGCCGCCAGGATCGGCAGTGATGTGGGCCTGCTGCTGGCCAAGCTGCACGCGGCAGGCTCGGTCCTGAACAACAAGGCACTGGCCGATTTCGGCCTGCGCGAGCGCTCCTTCTCCGTCCTGACGCTGGCGTGCAGCGGGCTGGAGCCGACGCAGAGGGAACTGGCGGATTTCCTCAGCCTGGATCCCAGCCAGGTGGTGACGCTGGTGGACGACCTGGAACGGCGCGGGCTGGTGGAGCGGGCGCAGGGGAAGCAGGACCGGCGCGCCAAGATCATCGTTTCCACCGCCGAGGGGCGGAAGATGCACACCAAAGCCCGCGCGGCCCTGGACGCTGCTGAAATCGAGCAGCTGGCCGGGCTTTCCGACGAGGAGTCGCAGGAGTTGAAGCGGCTGCTCCGCAAAGCGCTGTGGGGTTCGGCGGAGTAG
- the manD gene encoding D-mannonate dehydratase ManD → MKIVAADVFVTSPSRNFVTLRITTEDGVTGIGDATLNGRELAVAAYLREHVAQLLIGKDPHRIEDTWQFLYRSSYWRRGPVTMAAIAAVDMALWDIKGKLAGMPVYQLLGGASRNGLRAYGHASGADIPSLFDSVREHLELGYKSIRIQTAVPGIKAVYGVAAQAQASGERYDYEPAGRGAFPVEEDWDTRAYLRHLPTVFEAVRNEFGPEIPLLHDGHHRMTPIQAAKLGKALEPYDLFWLEDCTPAENQEGLRLVRQHTTTPLAIGEIFNTVYDFQTLIKEQLIDYVRAASTHFGGISPLKKVMDFAAQYQIKSGFHGPTDISPVGFAAQLHVGLAIHNYGIQEYMQHSDKTNEVFEQSMTFVDGYLHPGDKPGIGVEFNEEAAAAYPYQQAYLPYNRLVDGTVHDW, encoded by the coding sequence ATGAAGATCGTTGCCGCCGATGTGTTTGTGACCAGTCCGTCCCGGAACTTTGTGACCCTTCGTATTACTACGGAGGATGGTGTGACCGGTATTGGTGATGCCACGTTGAATGGGCGTGAGTTGGCTGTTGCGGCGTATTTGCGGGAGCATGTGGCGCAGCTGCTGATTGGCAAGGATCCGCACCGGATTGAGGATACGTGGCAGTTCCTGTACCGCTCTTCGTATTGGCGGCGGGGTCCGGTGACGATGGCGGCGATTGCTGCGGTGGATATGGCGTTGTGGGATATCAAGGGCAAGCTGGCGGGGATGCCGGTGTACCAGTTGCTCGGCGGGGCGTCGCGGAACGGGTTGCGGGCGTACGGGCACGCCTCGGGCGCGGATATCCCGTCGCTGTTTGATTCGGTGCGGGAGCACCTGGAGCTGGGCTATAAGTCGATCCGGATCCAGACGGCGGTCCCGGGGATCAAGGCCGTGTACGGGGTGGCGGCGCAGGCCCAGGCGTCGGGGGAGCGGTACGACTATGAACCGGCCGGGCGTGGTGCGTTCCCGGTGGAGGAGGACTGGGATACCCGGGCGTACCTGCGGCACCTGCCTACGGTGTTTGAGGCGGTGCGGAATGAGTTTGGGCCGGAGATCCCGTTGCTGCATGACGGGCATCACCGGATGACGCCGATCCAGGCGGCGAAGCTGGGCAAGGCGTTGGAGCCGTATGACTTGTTCTGGTTGGAGGACTGCACGCCGGCGGAGAACCAGGAGGGCCTGCGCCTGGTGCGGCAGCACACCACCACGCCGTTGGCGATCGGGGAGATCTTCAATACCGTGTATGACTTCCAGACGCTGATCAAGGAACAGCTGATCGACTACGTCCGTGCCGCGTCCACGCACTTTGGCGGGATCTCACCGTTGAAGAAGGTGATGGATTTCGCCGCGCAGTACCAGATCAAGTCCGGCTTCCACGGGCCCACGGATATATCCCCGGTGGGGTTCGCGGCGCAGCTCCATGTGGGGTTGGCGATCCATAACTACGGCATCCAGGAATACATGCAGCACTCGGACAAGACCAACGAGGTCTTCGAACAGTCCATGACCTTCGTGGACGGGTACCTGCACCCGGGCGACAAGCCGGGCATCGGCGTCGAATTCAACGAAGAAGCCGCCGCAGCCTACCCGTACCAGCAGGCCTACCTGCCCTACAACCGCCTCGTCGACGGCACCGTCCACGACTGGTAG
- a CDS encoding MFS transporter translates to MSGHTTLAPAGTAAKRKEARTVILSSYLGSTIEFYDFLLYATAAAVAFPKVFFTGTDEWVGVVAAYATFAAGYVARPLGGVIFGHFGDKVGRKGMLIISMAMMGIASTLIGVIPGAGVIGPWGAVILVLLRVCQGIAVGGEWGGAALMALEHAGPKHRGFAASFVNAGAPTGAVLGTVVMGIFSALPQDAFLAWGWRVPFLLSFVLLIVGMFVRLRVSESPIFAEAVAKESAQGAKRKIPLLDVLRRPKALIMIMFAGAAGFGLQVVLPTFSVTYAVSKGAPQQGVLYAFAGASAISIIFVLLGGRLSDRLGRRPVMIAGLALFIAYLFPMFGMLGSGNVGLVFVAFTVALILHSCLYGPLAAFVSEQFGTTSRYTGAAVGYQLATLIGAGFTPGIIAGLYKDSGQSIFPVVVFLSVMALVSIVFIALTRESKNNDLTTVR, encoded by the coding sequence ATGTCCGGACACACAACGCTCGCACCTGCGGGCACGGCCGCCAAGCGCAAGGAAGCGCGCACGGTCATCCTGTCCAGCTATCTGGGCAGCACCATCGAGTTCTACGACTTCCTGCTGTACGCCACGGCTGCAGCAGTAGCCTTCCCCAAGGTCTTCTTCACCGGAACGGACGAATGGGTGGGCGTGGTGGCCGCCTACGCCACCTTCGCCGCCGGATACGTGGCCCGGCCGCTGGGCGGGGTGATCTTCGGCCACTTCGGTGACAAGGTGGGCCGCAAGGGGATGCTGATCATCTCCATGGCCATGATGGGCATCGCCTCCACCCTCATCGGCGTGATCCCCGGTGCCGGCGTGATCGGGCCGTGGGGCGCCGTCATACTGGTGCTGCTGCGGGTCTGCCAGGGCATCGCCGTTGGCGGTGAATGGGGAGGTGCCGCGCTCATGGCGCTGGAGCACGCGGGTCCCAAACACCGCGGCTTCGCGGCCTCCTTCGTCAACGCCGGCGCCCCCACCGGCGCCGTGCTGGGCACCGTGGTGATGGGCATCTTCTCGGCCCTGCCGCAGGACGCGTTCCTGGCGTGGGGCTGGCGGGTGCCGTTCCTGTTGTCCTTCGTGCTCCTGATCGTGGGCATGTTCGTGCGCCTCCGGGTCTCCGAAAGCCCCATCTTCGCCGAGGCCGTGGCCAAGGAAAGCGCCCAGGGCGCCAAGCGCAAGATTCCCCTGCTGGACGTGCTGCGCCGGCCCAAGGCACTGATCATGATCATGTTCGCCGGTGCCGCCGGGTTCGGCCTCCAGGTGGTGCTGCCCACGTTCTCGGTGACCTACGCCGTCTCCAAGGGGGCACCACAGCAGGGCGTGCTCTACGCCTTCGCCGGCGCCTCGGCCATCTCCATCATCTTCGTGCTTCTGGGCGGCCGCCTGTCGGACCGGCTGGGCCGCCGGCCCGTGATGATCGCCGGACTGGCCCTGTTCATCGCCTACCTGTTCCCCATGTTCGGCATGCTGGGATCCGGCAACGTCGGCCTTGTCTTCGTGGCCTTCACCGTGGCACTGATCCTGCACTCATGCCTGTACGGGCCGCTGGCAGCCTTCGTCTCCGAACAGTTCGGCACCACGTCCCGCTACACCGGCGCAGCTGTCGGCTACCAGCTGGCCACCCTCATCGGCGCGGGATTCACCCCGGGCATCATCGCCGGACTCTACAAGGACTCCGGCCAGAGCATCTTCCCGGTGGTGGTGTTCCTGTCCGTTATGGCACTGGTCTCGATTGTCTTCATCGCCCTGACGCGGGAGTCTAAGAACAACGACCTCACCACGGTCCGTTAG